The following coding sequences are from one Lolium rigidum isolate FL_2022 chromosome 6, APGP_CSIRO_Lrig_0.1, whole genome shotgun sequence window:
- the LOC124664548 gene encoding xyloglucan galactosyltransferase KATAMARI1 homolog encodes MMKPLFSRSTTKRGVRPSPTFYVVVLSMFLWALIFSLHCSTSLQSGDAIKPPAFLSFRFGRPDRCAGRYVYMYDLPPRFNADLARDCRRLSASTDMCKHVANDGFGPPITGGGDGGSLPERGAYDTDQFMLGMIFHARMRQHECLTADPTVAAAVYVPFYAGFDAAMNQDNSDLTVRDALPQDMAEWLVRRPEWRAMGGRDHFMLVGRCTWDFLRGPDGGWGNALMTYPAIHNMTVLSVEASPWHGNDFAVPFPSHFHPSSDAEVIAWQHRMRRQERQRLWCFAGYSRPSSKRTVRAQIMEQCGRSSRCAMLGGKATTTPGNYSPGHAMRLLESAEFCLQPRGDGFTRKSTFDAILAGCIPVFFHPVSAYLQYMWHLPRDYRSYSVFIPRDDLVGRNLSIEEVMRKIPPEKVARMREEVIRLIPTVMYRDPAAKGMWFKDAFDVAIERVIDRVAKRRHAVAEGREYQDSVDGDYSWKYDLLEDGQKDIGPHEFDPYVAT; translated from the coding sequence ATGATGAAGCCATTATTCTCGCGAAGCACGACGAAGAGAGGCGTCCGGCCGTCCCCGACATTCTACGTCGTGGTGCTCTCCATGTTCTTGTGGGCTCTCATATTCTCCCTCCACTGCTCCACCAGCTTGCAATCCGGCGATGCGATCAAGCCGCCAGCCTTCCTCTCGTTCCGCTTCGGCCGCCCGGACCGGTGCGCCGGCCGGTACGTGTACATGTACGACCTGCCGCCCCGGTTCAACGCCGACCTCGCCCGCGACTGCCGCAGGCTCTCCGCCTCCACGGACATGTGCAAACACGTGGCCAACGACGGGTTCGGCCCGCCGATCacgggcggtggcgacggcggctcGCTCCCGGAGAGGGGAGCCTACGACACCGACCAGTTCATGCTAGGCATGATCTTCCACGCCCGGATGAGACAGCACGAGTGCCTCACCGCCGACCCCACAGTCGCCGCCGCGGTGTATGTCCCGTTCTACGCCGGGTTCGACGCGGCGATGAACCAGGACAACAGCGACCTAACGGTGCGGGATGCGCTGCCGCAGGACATGGCGGAGTGGCTGGTGCGGCGGCCGGAGTGGCGCGCCATGGGGGGCCGCGACCACTTCATGCTAGTCGGCCGTTGCACGTGGGACTTCCTCCGCGGCCCCGACGGAGGCTGGGGCAACGCGCTGATGACCTACCCCGCCATCCACAACATGACGGTGCTCTCCGTCGAGGCCAGCCCGTGGCACGGCAACGACTTCGCCGTGCCGTTCCCGTCCCACTTCCACCCCTCCTCCGACGCGGAAGTCATCGCCTGGCAACACCGCATGCGTCGGCAGGAACGTCAGCGGCTCTGGTGCTTCGCGGGCTACTCCCGGCCCAGCAGCAAGAGGACCGTGCGCGCGCAGATCATGGAGCAGTGCGGCAGGTCGAGCCGCTGCGCCATGCTCGGCGGCAAAGCAACAACGACGCCGGGAAACTACTCGCCGGGCCATGCCATGCGGCTGCTGGAGAGCGCCGAGTTCTGCCTGCAGCCGCGCGGGGACGGGTTCACGCGCAAGTCCACCTTCGACGCCATCCTGGCGGGCTGCATCCCGGTCTTCTTCCACCCGGTGTCGGCGTACCTGCAGTACATGTGGCACCTGCCGAGGGACTACAGGAGCTACTCGGTGTTCATCCCCCGGGACGACTTGGTCGGCCGGAACTTGAGCATCGAGGAGGTGATGCGGAAGATCCCGCCGGAAAAGGTGGCGCGGATGCGGGAGGAGGTCATCCGGCTCATACCCACGGTGATGTACAGGGACCCGGCGGCCAAGGGCATGTGGTTCAAGGACGCGTTCGATGTCGCCATCGAACGGGTCATCGACCGGGTGGCGAAGCGCCGCCACGCCGTTGCGGAGGGACGGGAGTATCAGGACAGCGTCGATGGTGACTACAGCTGGAAGTACGACTTGCTTGAGGATGGCCAGAAGGATATTGGTCCGCACGAGTTTGATCCATATGTGGCCACGTAA